Proteins from one Candidatus Desulfovibrio trichonymphae genomic window:
- a CDS encoding PD40 domain-containing protein, translated as MTKQIVLALGLLLFASPAAHAAMRVDIYGPGQNIVNLALAAPIRSPQSEATAMGRNLQQLVEQNLSFLPFMRLTSPKSVLGGTVLMGYEPPNLDFKRFQLSGSDILVTTFWPDGDSGTKSVHLRAFETNTGVRLFGREYLKVSARDLPEVADRFCADLLEALTGNGAFFRSTLAFIKKTGKLSANVWLVKPTGRDLRQITNMQGEALSPAWSPDGRFVVFSHIDTKSHALGVWDSNNKKVQRIRFPGNVVIGPAFMPDNKVAVALSNGKYPVIFLLNHVFQKERVLEQSDSINVSPTFDSTGTKMAFTSSRMGGPQIFLKDLNSGVVVRVSKNGTYNTESNLSHDGTLVVYSRMTDYGHRIFVQDMVTGMERQVTFGPGSDEQPAFCADSYFIAFASTRGGGGIYLTTRHGGDAKQVPTGGGPSSFPRWSVPSK; from the coding sequence ATGACAAAACAGATAGTTCTGGCGCTCGGTCTTTTACTGTTCGCCAGCCCCGCCGCTCACGCCGCCATGCGTGTTGATATTTACGGCCCTGGCCAGAATATCGTCAACCTTGCGCTGGCGGCGCCCATCAGGAGCCCTCAAAGCGAGGCCACGGCTATGGGCCGTAACCTGCAGCAGCTTGTGGAGCAAAATTTGAGCTTTCTGCCTTTCATGCGGCTGACAAGCCCTAAATCCGTGCTCGGCGGCACGGTGCTCATGGGGTATGAGCCGCCGAATCTGGATTTCAAGCGCTTTCAACTGTCCGGGTCGGACATTCTGGTCACCACCTTCTGGCCGGACGGCGACAGCGGCACAAAGTCCGTTCATCTGCGCGCTTTTGAAACAAACACCGGCGTCCGTCTCTTCGGCAGGGAATACCTGAAGGTGAGCGCACGCGACCTGCCCGAAGTTGCGGACCGCTTTTGCGCCGACCTTCTGGAAGCGCTGACGGGCAACGGGGCGTTTTTCCGTTCTACACTCGCCTTTATCAAAAAAACCGGCAAATTAAGCGCCAATGTCTGGCTTGTTAAACCCACAGGGCGCGACCTGCGGCAGATTACCAATATGCAGGGCGAAGCACTTTCCCCAGCTTGGTCGCCTGACGGACGCTTTGTGGTTTTTTCCCATATTGACACTAAATCCCATGCGCTAGGCGTCTGGGACAGCAACAACAAAAAAGTGCAGCGCATACGTTTTCCGGGCAATGTTGTCATAGGCCCGGCTTTCATGCCTGACAACAAAGTGGCTGTAGCGCTTTCCAACGGCAAATATCCGGTTATTTTTCTGCTGAACCACGTTTTTCAGAAAGAACGCGTGCTGGAACAGAGCGATTCCATCAATGTTTCCCCCACATTCGACAGCACAGGAACAAAAATGGCCTTCACCTCCTCGCGCATGGGCGGCCCGCAAATATTCCTCAAGGATCTGAACTCAGGTGTCGTTGTCCGCGTGAGCAAAAACGGCACGTACAACACAGAGTCCAACCTCTCGCACGACGGAACCCTCGTGGTCTATAGCCGCATGACAGACTACGGCCACCGCATCTTTGTGCAGGATATGGTCACAGGCATGGAACGACAGGTCACTTTTGGTCCGGGCAGCGACGAGCAGCCTGCTTTCTGCGCGGACAGTTATTTTATTGCATTTGCCTCCACACGCGGTGGAGGTGGCATCTACCTGACGACACGGCACGGCGGCGACGCGAAACAGGTGCCCACAGGCGGAGGGCCGTCTTCTTTTCCACGTTGGAGTGTACCGTCAAAGTGA
- a CDS encoding cell envelope integrity protein TolA → MRPASYVLSFCLHAALFLLFWFWPEHPPLRLNVPPVMISLVEGDPGGNRTPSPILGHMGEPGEASKTSTAPAPKAETASPERTQIKEPAPVPLPSKVEQAPVKKLDPVPEQKPALPQEKMTPVAPKKAPQPKQESKKEDKKSAQEKQTQPPKVDPVAAALEQARRKASSRADSGDRGNALEQALAQAQRKASGNRGGGGGESAGPGGGLGDVYIGQVMLAVRPNWGFASAARVNLSCVVRVKVDMQGKVLQTDIFQRSGNPQFDASAVNAVVRTGQAGQFPPPPSSEYTDLDLVFTLDELMGR, encoded by the coding sequence ATGCGTCCGGCCTCATATGTACTTTCATTCTGCCTGCATGCGGCGCTCTTTCTGCTTTTCTGGTTCTGGCCGGAGCATCCACCCCTCCGGCTTAACGTTCCGCCGGTGATGATAAGCCTTGTGGAGGGCGATCCCGGCGGCAACCGAACCCCCTCGCCCATTCTCGGGCACATGGGCGAGCCTGGCGAGGCCTCCAAAACCTCGACTGCGCCAGCACCGAAGGCAGAAACGGCCTCTCCAGAAAGAACGCAGATCAAAGAGCCCGCGCCTGTGCCTTTACCGTCCAAAGTGGAGCAAGCACCCGTCAAAAAACTCGATCCCGTGCCTGAACAAAAACCTGCGCTGCCTCAAGAAAAAATGACTCCCGTCGCCCCTAAAAAAGCACCGCAGCCAAAACAGGAATCTAAAAAAGAAGACAAAAAATCGGCGCAGGAAAAACAGACGCAGCCTCCCAAGGTCGATCCTGTCGCCGCAGCGCTGGAACAGGCGCGGCGCAAAGCTTCATCACGAGCGGATTCGGGAGACCGCGGCAATGCGCTGGAACAGGCTCTAGCACAGGCGCAGCGCAAGGCCTCCGGCAATCGCGGGGGGGGCGGAGGAGAAAGCGCCGGCCCCGGCGGCGGCCTTGGCGATGTTTATATTGGTCAGGTTATGCTGGCTGTGCGGCCCAACTGGGGTTTTGCATCTGCCGCCCGCGTCAATCTAAGCTGTGTTGTCCGCGTCAAGGTAGACATGCAGGGCAAGGTGCTGCAGACGGACATCTTCCAGCGCTCCGGCAACCCACAATTTGACGCCTCGGCCGTCAACGCGGTGGTGCGCACAGGGCAGGCCGGGCAGTTCCCGCCGCCGCCCTCGTCCGAGTATACTGATCTGGACCTTGTGTTCACGCTTGACGAACTCATGGGAAGATAA
- a CDS encoding ExbD/TolR family protein, translating into MGSSLKNGNGFVSEINVTPFVDVMLVLLIIFMVATPMMSQGIDVDLPQTNQVDSLLTETDQMVLTVRRDGKIFLDEYGIDDIADLEGYLKTLVKEKNKGLFLQADKNVAYGLVVEVMGHIKAAGIEKLGVVAEKPEPAGKTPSSKVK; encoded by the coding sequence ATGGGATCTTCTTTAAAAAACGGCAACGGCTTTGTTTCGGAAATCAACGTCACGCCCTTTGTTGACGTGATGCTGGTGCTTCTAATTATCTTCATGGTGGCAACGCCCATGATGAGTCAGGGCATAGATGTGGATCTGCCTCAGACAAACCAAGTGGATTCGCTGTTGACAGAAACCGATCAGATGGTGCTGACCGTACGGCGTGACGGCAAAATTTTTCTGGACGAATACGGCATTGACGACATTGCGGATCTGGAAGGCTATCTGAAAACGCTTGTCAAGGAAAAAAACAAGGGCCTTTTTCTGCAAGCCGACAAAAACGTGGCGTACGGACTGGTTGTGGAAGTCATGGGCCATATCAAAGCCGCCGGCATTGAAAAACTTGGCGTCGTTGCGGAAAAACCTGAGCCCGCGGGCAAAACTCCCTCTTCCAAGGTGAAGTAG
- a CDS encoding MotA/TolQ/ExbB proton channel family protein, with the protein MEFSFFSMITQASLVAKVVLALLGLMSIASWGMMIQKIIMLSAADNKASDGSERFSKAVNLREAVQLLGSDPTSPLYYIAHQGVQEFNRSKELGNSSDVVVDNVRRALRQGVGSELARLQRSLSLLATTANTAPFIGLFGTIWGIMQSFHSIGVLKSVSLATVAPGISEALIATAIGLGVAVPATVGFNLFMGKLSQIDTLLVNFASIFLNRVQRELNAHRPVQRNGTEA; encoded by the coding sequence ATGGAATTCAGTTTTTTTTCAATGATCACCCAGGCCAGTCTGGTCGCCAAGGTCGTACTGGCGCTATTGGGGCTCATGTCCATCGCGAGCTGGGGCATGATGATCCAGAAAATAATCATGCTCAGCGCGGCCGACAACAAGGCCAGCGACGGCTCGGAACGCTTCAGCAAGGCCGTCAACCTGCGCGAGGCCGTACAACTTCTGGGCTCTGACCCCACATCGCCGCTGTATTACATCGCCCATCAGGGCGTGCAAGAATTCAACCGTTCCAAAGAGCTCGGCAACTCCAGCGACGTTGTGGTGGACAACGTGCGCCGCGCCCTGCGTCAGGGCGTGGGCAGCGAGCTTGCGCGCCTGCAGCGTTCTCTCTCTCTGCTGGCCACAACAGCCAACACTGCGCCATTTATTGGCCTATTTGGCACAATATGGGGTATTATGCAATCATTCCATTCCATCGGCGTGCTCAAATCCGTCTCGCTCGCCACAGTGGCGCCCGGCATTTCCGAGGCATTGATAGCTACAGCCATCGGCCTTGGTGTGGCCGTGCCCGCCACAGTGGGATTCAACCTTTTTATGGGCAAATTGTCCCAAATAGACACGCTGCTCGTTAATTTCGCCAGCATTTTTTTAAACAGGGTACAACGCGAGCTTAATGCGCACCGTCCCGTGCAGCGCAACGGCACGGAGGCGTGA
- the hflC gene encoding protease modulator HflC encodes MPKNTLIPAIILLALLLMAFQCFFTVHQTQTALVLQLGDPLSHVYEPGLHFKLPFVQNVIYFDSRVLDYEARSREAFTIDKKAIVLDNYARWRIINPLQFYRTMRTIPGAQARLDDVVYSQLRALVGAYTLTEVVSSHRADIMKEVTNKVSDLMKNFGVEVLDVRIKRTDLPPENQRAIFGRMRAERERQAKQYRSEGEEESTRLRSDADRQRAVILAQATRDAQITRGAADASAAATYADAYNKSPKFYAYMRWLEAMKKSFKENSKMVLSSETPLMGPQ; translated from the coding sequence ATGCCCAAAAATACGCTAATTCCAGCCATTATTCTTCTTGCACTTCTGCTTATGGCATTTCAGTGTTTCTTCACCGTGCACCAGACACAGACAGCGCTTGTGCTGCAACTTGGCGATCCTCTTTCACATGTGTACGAACCTGGCCTGCACTTTAAACTGCCCTTTGTTCAAAATGTCATCTATTTCGACTCGCGCGTGCTGGATTATGAAGCGCGTTCCCGCGAAGCCTTTACAATAGACAAAAAAGCCATCGTGTTGGACAACTATGCCCGCTGGCGCATTATCAACCCCCTGCAGTTTTACCGCACTATGCGCACCATACCCGGCGCGCAGGCCCGGCTCGACGATGTGGTCTACTCTCAATTACGGGCTCTGGTGGGCGCGTACACGCTTACCGAAGTGGTTTCTTCGCACCGCGCGGATATCATGAAAGAAGTCACTAACAAGGTTTCCGACCTTATGAAAAATTTCGGCGTGGAAGTACTTGACGTGCGCATCAAGCGCACGGACCTGCCGCCGGAAAACCAGCGTGCCATCTTTGGACGCATGCGCGCCGAACGTGAACGCCAGGCAAAACAATACCGTTCTGAAGGCGAGGAAGAATCCACGCGTCTGCGCTCCGACGCAGACCGCCAGCGCGCCGTTATTCTGGCGCAGGCCACACGCGACGCACAGATCACACGCGGCGCGGCTGACGCCAGCGCCGCGGCCACCTATGCCGACGCCTACAACAAATCGCCAAAATTTTATGCATACATGCGTTGGCTTGAAGCCATGAAAAAATCCTTTAAAGAAAACAGTAAGATGGTGCTTTCCAGCGAAACGCCACTCATGGGCCCGCAGTAG
- the hflK gene encoding FtsH protease activity modulator HflK: protein MNWDWDKLQEKRQRQQPVGRPPQKQPADRDGHDDKAEQEAPRAKHTSCGSSGPGGKPFENLQRMRAPGGRALWFTIPIIALLWLLSGIYIVNPDEQGVALRFGQYNRTVGPGPHYAWPVPLESVYKPQVTQVLRSEVGFRSVGQTATFQQGQVRSVPEEASMLTGDENIVNVQFSVQYKISDPVAYLFNVSAPTALVRNAAEAAMREVIGNSQIDAAITDGKLKIQNEATQLLQKILDRYGSGIQVLAAQLQDVHPPQEVIDAFKDVASAREDKSRIINEAEAYHNELLPQARGQAAAMLNQAEAYSTTRMQNASGEASRFNALRVEYDKAPKVTRQRLYYEAMEEILSGSHEKILMDSAAAGRATPLLPLPGLGGLAAPVPKTSEKK from the coding sequence ATGAATTGGGACTGGGACAAATTACAAGAAAAACGGCAGCGACAGCAGCCGGTGGGCAGGCCCCCTCAAAAGCAGCCGGCTGACCGCGACGGCCACGACGACAAAGCAGAACAGGAAGCGCCGCGCGCAAAACACACCTCCTGCGGCAGCAGCGGCCCGGGCGGCAAGCCCTTTGAAAATCTACAGCGCATGCGCGCACCAGGTGGACGCGCCCTGTGGTTCACGATCCCCATTATTGCGCTGCTCTGGCTTTTGTCCGGCATTTATATTGTCAACCCTGATGAACAGGGCGTTGCGTTGCGTTTCGGCCAATACAACAGAACCGTCGGCCCCGGCCCGCATTACGCCTGGCCTGTGCCGTTGGAATCTGTGTACAAGCCGCAGGTAACGCAGGTGCTGCGCAGCGAAGTGGGCTTCCGCTCCGTGGGGCAGACCGCCACCTTCCAGCAGGGGCAGGTGCGCAGCGTGCCTGAAGAAGCCTCCATGCTCACGGGTGATGAGAACATCGTCAACGTACAGTTCAGCGTACAGTACAAAATAAGCGACCCTGTAGCCTACCTTTTTAATGTGAGCGCGCCCACGGCGCTTGTGCGCAACGCTGCGGAAGCAGCCATGCGCGAAGTTATAGGCAACAGCCAGATTGACGCCGCAATCACCGACGGCAAGCTCAAAATACAGAATGAAGCCACGCAGCTTCTGCAAAAAATTCTTGACCGCTACGGCTCAGGCATCCAAGTGCTTGCTGCGCAACTGCAGGACGTACACCCGCCGCAGGAAGTCATTGACGCTTTTAAAGACGTGGCGAGCGCCCGCGAAGACAAAAGCCGCATCATCAACGAGGCTGAAGCCTACCACAACGAACTTTTGCCACAGGCGCGAGGCCAAGCGGCGGCCATGCTCAATCAGGCTGAAGCCTACAGCACAACCCGCATGCAGAACGCCTCAGGCGAGGCGTCGCGCTTTAACGCGCTACGCGTGGAATACGACAAGGCACCAAAAGTGACAAGGCAGCGGCTGTATTATGAAGCCATGGAAGAAATTCTCTCCGGATCGCATGAAAAAATCCTGATGGACAGCGCCGCCGCCGGCCGCGCAACTCCCCTGCTGCCGCTGCCGGGCCTAGGCGGCCTTGCCGCTCCAGTCCCAAAAACTTCGGAGAAAAAATAA
- a CDS encoding thiazole synthase yields the protein MTADIPFILGGIPLQSRLFLGTGKFGANSLIPAVAEASGAEVVTVAMRRVDKNGQGITAHIPSNIRLLPNTSGARTAEEALRLARLARAAGCGTWVKIEVISDTRYLLPDGYETARAVELLVKEGITALPYINPDLYVARACAEAGAAAVMPLAAPIGTNRGLRTKEMIAILIEEIDLPIVVDAGLGRPSQACEAMEMGATACLVNTAIASAEDPVRMAAAFKTAVKAGRQAWLAGAGAVRARQDGAEASSPLTDFLQ from the coding sequence ATGACTGCTGATATCCCTTTTATACTCGGCGGGATACCCCTGCAAAGCCGCCTCTTTCTCGGCACAGGCAAATTCGGCGCGAACAGCCTTATTCCCGCTGTTGCCGAAGCGAGCGGCGCCGAGGTGGTCACCGTGGCTATGCGCCGTGTTGATAAGAACGGGCAGGGCATCACGGCGCACATTCCTTCGAATATACGCCTTCTGCCAAACACGTCCGGCGCGCGCACCGCTGAAGAAGCCCTGCGTCTGGCGCGCTTGGCGCGCGCAGCCGGCTGCGGCACATGGGTAAAAATTGAAGTCATCTCCGATACGCGTTATTTGCTGCCCGACGGCTACGAAACAGCCAGAGCAGTGGAACTGCTGGTCAAAGAAGGTATTACTGCCCTGCCCTATATCAATCCTGATCTCTATGTAGCGCGCGCCTGTGCTGAAGCGGGGGCGGCGGCGGTCATGCCGCTCGCCGCCCCTATCGGCACGAACCGCGGTCTGCGCACAAAAGAAATGATCGCCATACTCATTGAAGAAATTGATCTGCCTATCGTGGTGGATGCCGGTCTGGGACGCCCTTCACAGGCTTGTGAAGCTATGGAAATGGGCGCCACAGCCTGCCTTGTCAATACAGCCATCGCTTCTGCCGAAGATCCCGTGCGCATGGCCGCAGCTTTCAAGACAGCTGTTAAAGCCGGCCGACAGGCATGGCTCGCCGGGGCAGGCGCGGTCAGAGCGCGGCAAGACGGAGCGGAAGCGTCCTCACCGCTGACAGATTTTCTGCAATAA
- the thiS gene encoding sulfur carrier protein ThiS, giving the protein MDVLVNGKTESLPLSACLTDMLRKRGNDVKTVVVELNGRIVPHEEFAQTCMQANDTLEIVHFVGGG; this is encoded by the coding sequence ATGGACGTACTGGTCAACGGTAAGACAGAATCCCTCCCCCTGTCCGCATGCCTGACGGATATGCTCAGGAAACGCGGCAATGATGTGAAAACCGTTGTGGTAGAGCTCAACGGCCGCATTGTGCCGCATGAAGAGTTTGCGCAAACCTGCATGCAGGCAAATGACACGCTTGAAATTGTACATTTTGTCGGCGGCGGATAG
- the tgt gene encoding tRNA guanosine(34) transglycosylase Tgt: MTSTVFTLLQTDGTARAGLLQTAHGAVPTPVFMPVGTVGSVKCLAPDDLHAVGAPIILGNTYHLYLRPGDALVARCGGLHNFASWPGAALTDSGGFQIFSLSSLRKIQEEGVEFRSHLDGSRHFFTPENVVNIQRNLNADIMMVLDECLSYGTDYACTEKSLALTTRWAKRARAAYPAGAAGNLLFGIVQGGFFKDLRSRSAEEICTVDFDGFAVGGLSVGESKAEMYEMLSHTAPLLPRDKPRYLMGVGTPLDIVHGIHAGMDMFDCVLPTRNARNGTLYTSVGKINIKRREYAEDESPLDPDCGCYTCRTFSRAYLRHLFASREMLSFRLNSLHNLTYYLRLTREARRAILQNRFTAMLARMKALYPDEARAGCGA; this comes from the coding sequence ATGACAAGCACGGTTTTCACGCTGCTGCAAACAGACGGCACCGCCCGCGCGGGCCTGCTGCAAACAGCGCACGGCGCAGTGCCGACGCCTGTGTTCATGCCCGTGGGTACTGTGGGTTCGGTCAAGTGCCTCGCCCCGGACGACCTGCATGCCGTCGGCGCGCCGATCATTCTGGGCAACACCTACCATCTGTACCTGCGCCCCGGCGACGCGCTGGTGGCGCGTTGCGGCGGCCTACACAACTTTGCCTCTTGGCCGGGCGCCGCTCTGACAGACAGCGGCGGTTTTCAAATTTTCAGCCTGAGTTCTCTGCGCAAAATACAGGAAGAGGGGGTGGAATTCCGCTCGCACCTCGACGGCTCACGCCATTTCTTTACTCCAGAAAATGTGGTGAACATACAGCGCAACCTCAATGCCGACATCATGATGGTTCTGGACGAATGCCTGTCCTACGGCACGGACTACGCCTGCACAGAAAAATCACTGGCGCTCACCACGCGCTGGGCAAAGCGTGCCCGCGCCGCGTATCCGGCCGGCGCTGCGGGCAATCTTCTGTTCGGCATTGTCCAGGGCGGTTTTTTCAAAGATCTGCGCAGCCGATCGGCGGAAGAAATTTGCACCGTGGACTTTGACGGCTTTGCCGTGGGCGGTCTTTCCGTGGGCGAAAGCAAGGCCGAGATGTACGAGATGCTCTCCCACACGGCGCCCCTGCTGCCGCGAGACAAGCCGCGCTACCTGATGGGCGTGGGCACGCCGCTTGACATTGTGCACGGCATTCACGCGGGCATGGATATGTTCGACTGCGTACTGCCCACGCGCAACGCGCGCAACGGCACGCTCTACACCTCTGTGGGCAAGATCAACATAAAACGGCGGGAATACGCGGAAGACGAAAGCCCGCTGGATCCTGACTGCGGCTGCTACACCTGCCGCACGTTTTCACGCGCCTATCTGCGCCATCTGTTTGCAAGCAGGGAGATGTTGTCCTTCCGGCTCAACTCACTGCACAATCTCACCTATTATCTGCGCCTCACGCGCGAGGCGCGACGGGCCATACTGCAAAACCGCTTCACGGCCATGCTTGCGCGCATGAAAGCGCTCTACCCGGATGAGGCCAGGGCTGGATGCGGCGCATAG